In the genome of Flavobacterium panacagri, one region contains:
- a CDS encoding HlyD family secretion protein, with the protein MAEEKDTFELRSEEVQDILTKVPHWMIRWGTVLIFAIIVMLFFVSWFVKYPDVVTAEIVITTNIPPEKIVSKSSGRIEAILVKDKMVVSKNSTLAIIENTANYKDVFLLKSIVDGYNINAVKAFPFELLKNKQLGEIESAFAVFQKDYQAQELNQNLHPFEVESRAQSFEKVQIKERLEILQQQKGINESELELQKNEVARFEVLFKKGIISAQEMEAKKLGFLQAEKSYRGLLSSISQLRSSLIDNTKSSQNSRINSTREEVNLGRSMAQSFYQLKKVIKDWELAYTLKSSISGVVTFLQVWNESQTINVGDNVFSIIPDAKNGFVGKVKAPALNSGKIKVGQRVNIRLANYPDREFGVLKGEIKNISLVPDKDGNLLVDVTLPNGLKTSYDKQIVFQQEMKGRAEIVTEDLRLIERVLYQFKSIFEQV; encoded by the coding sequence ATGGCAGAAGAAAAAGATACCTTTGAATTAAGAAGTGAAGAAGTTCAGGACATTCTAACCAAAGTACCACATTGGATGATACGCTGGGGAACGGTCTTGATATTTGCCATTATTGTCATGCTGTTTTTTGTGTCTTGGTTTGTTAAATATCCAGATGTTGTAACAGCCGAGATAGTAATTACAACTAATATTCCTCCTGAAAAAATTGTTTCAAAATCCTCAGGAAGAATTGAAGCTATTCTGGTAAAAGATAAAATGGTAGTTTCAAAAAATAGTACACTTGCCATTATTGAAAATACAGCCAACTACAAAGATGTTTTCTTGCTGAAAAGCATTGTCGATGGTTATAATATTAATGCTGTAAAAGCGTTTCCTTTTGAATTGTTAAAAAACAAGCAGTTAGGAGAAATAGAAAGTGCTTTTGCCGTTTTTCAGAAAGATTATCAAGCGCAGGAACTTAATCAAAATCTGCATCCTTTTGAAGTTGAAAGTAGGGCGCAAAGCTTTGAGAAAGTACAGATTAAAGAAAGATTGGAGATTCTGCAGCAACAAAAAGGAATAAATGAAAGTGAATTAGAGCTTCAAAAAAATGAAGTAGCCCGTTTTGAAGTTTTATTCAAAAAAGGAATTATTTCGGCTCAGGAGATGGAAGCAAAGAAACTTGGATTCTTGCAAGCAGAAAAGAGTTATAGAGGGCTTTTGTCGTCAATTTCTCAATTAAGGTCTTCTTTGATAGATAATACAAAATCAAGTCAGAATTCACGTATAAATAGCACGAGAGAAGAAGTAAATTTAGGACGAAGTATGGCGCAGTCTTTTTATCAGCTGAAAAAAGTGATAAAAGATTGGGAATTGGCTTATACTTTAAAATCTTCCATTAGTGGTGTAGTAACTTTTCTTCAGGTTTGGAATGAAAGCCAGACTATAAATGTTGGTGATAATGTTTTTTCGATAATTCCAGATGCTAAAAATGGTTTTGTCGGAAAAGTGAAAGCTCCGGCATTAAATTCTGGGAAAATAAAAGTAGGGCAGAGAGTTAATATTCGTCTGGCAAATTATCCAGACCGCGAATTTGGTGTGCTGAAAGGTGAAATCAAAAATATTTCCCTAGTTCCAGATAAAGATGGGAATTTACTCGTAGATGTTACACTTCCAAACGGATTAAAAACATCTTATGATAAGCAAATTGTCTTTCAGCAGGAAATGAAAGGTAGGGCTGAAATTGTAACCGAAGATCTTAGATTAATAGAAAGAGTTTTGTATCAGTTTAAAAGTATTTTTGAACAGGTTTAA
- a CDS encoding tRNA1(Val) (adenine(37)-N6)-methyltransferase, whose product MFQFKQFSVKQDKTAMKVGTDGVLLGAWTPINHNPFSVLDIGAGTGIIALMLAQRTNAEQIDALEIDEEAYEQAVENFEASPWGDRLFCFHAGLDEFIDEPEDEYDLIVSNPPFYAENYKTDNEQRDLARFQDAMPFEEIVEAADLLLSENGVLAIIIPFKEEQKFIALAKESELYPLKITRVKGTSKSEIKRSLLAFSRNEISEIEINELVIEIERHVYTPEYIELAKDFYLKF is encoded by the coding sequence ATGTTTCAATTTAAGCAATTCTCTGTAAAACAAGACAAAACAGCGATGAAAGTTGGCACAGATGGTGTTTTACTTGGCGCATGGACACCAATTAATCACAATCCTTTTAGTGTTTTAGATATTGGTGCTGGAACTGGAATTATTGCTTTAATGCTTGCGCAACGAACTAATGCAGAACAAATTGACGCTCTTGAAATTGATGAAGAAGCATACGAACAGGCAGTAGAAAATTTCGAAGCCTCTCCATGGGGCGATCGCTTATTTTGCTTTCATGCTGGTTTAGATGAATTTATTGATGAGCCAGAAGACGAATATGATTTGATTGTTTCAAATCCGCCTTTTTATGCTGAAAATTATAAAACGGATAATGAGCAACGAGATTTAGCAAGATTTCAAGATGCAATGCCATTTGAAGAAATTGTTGAAGCCGCCGATTTATTACTTTCAGAAAATGGAGTTTTAGCCATTATTATTCCTTTCAAAGAAGAACAAAAATTCATCGCTTTGGCGAAAGAATCCGAATTGTATCCGTTAAAAATTACACGTGTTAAAGGAACTTCTAAATCAGAAATCAAACGTAGTCTATTGGCTTTTAGCCGAAATGAAATTTCTGAAATTGAAATAAACGAGTTAGTTATCGAAATCGAAAGACACGTTTACACTCCTGAATATATTGAGTTGGCTAAAGATTTTTATTTAAAATTTTAA
- the rimM gene encoding ribosome maturation factor RimM (Essential for efficient processing of 16S rRNA) — protein sequence MRKEDCFYLGKIAKKFSFKGEVLIYLDTDEPELYENLESVFVEHNKHLVPFFIESSSMHKNDFLRVRFEDVNTEEDADALVGNGIYLPLTMLPKLTGNKFYFHEVIGFEIEDQRLGVFGKITSINDSTAQPLFEVLNGEVEILVPMIDNFLVKIDRENKKVIMNLPEGLVEMYL from the coding sequence ATGCGTAAAGAAGACTGTTTTTATTTAGGTAAAATCGCTAAAAAATTTAGTTTCAAGGGGGAAGTTCTGATCTATTTAGACACAGACGAACCTGAGTTATACGAAAATCTGGAATCAGTGTTTGTTGAACACAACAAACACTTGGTTCCTTTTTTTATTGAATCTAGCTCAATGCACAAAAACGACTTTCTTAGAGTTCGTTTTGAAGATGTAAATACTGAAGAAGATGCTGATGCTCTTGTTGGAAATGGTATTTACCTTCCTCTAACTATGTTACCAAAACTTACTGGTAACAAATTTTATTTCCACGAAGTTATCGGTTTTGAAATCGAAGATCAGCGTTTGGGCGTTTTCGGGAAAATTACTTCTATTAATGATTCTACTGCTCAGCCTCTTTTTGAAGTTTTGAATGGCGAAGTAGAAATCCTAGTTCCAATGATTGATAATTTTTTAGTAAAAATCGATCGTGAAAACAAAAAAGTCATTATGAATCTTCCAGAAGGTCTTGTTGAGATGTACCTTTAA
- a CDS encoding 30S ribosomal protein S16, with the protein MSVKIRLQRHGKKGKPFYWVVAADARSKRDGKYLEKIGTYNPNTNPATVELDLDSAVKWLHNGAQPTDTARAILSYKGALLKHHLDGGIRKGALTQEQADAKLAAWLEAKAGKVDAKKDGLSKAQADVKAKALKAEKEVNAKRVADAAAAQAEAVAAAQATEATEEVAEATEEAPAAEENNETTEA; encoded by the coding sequence ATGTCAGTAAAAATTAGATTACAAAGACACGGTAAAAAAGGAAAACCTTTTTACTGGGTTGTAGCTGCAGATGCACGCTCAAAAAGAGATGGTAAATACTTAGAGAAAATCGGTACTTACAATCCAAACACTAACCCAGCAACTGTTGAATTAGACCTTGACAGCGCAGTTAAATGGTTACACAATGGTGCTCAACCAACTGATACTGCAAGAGCTATCCTTTCTTACAAAGGTGCTTTATTGAAACACCACCTTGATGGAGGTATCCGTAAAGGAGCTTTAACTCAAGAACAAGCTGACGCTAAATTAGCGGCTTGGTTAGAGGCTAAAGCTGGAAAAGTTGATGCTAAAAAAGATGGTTTATCAAAAGCACAAGCTGATGTTAAAGCTAAAGCTTTAAAAGCTGAAAAAGAAGTTAACGCTAAACGTGTTGCTGATGCTGCTGCTGCACAAGCTGAAGCTGTTGCCGCTGCACAAGCTACTGAGGCTACAGAAGAAGTTGCTGAAGCAACTGAAGAAGCTCCTGCTGCTGAAGAGAATAACGAAACAACTGAAGCATAA
- a CDS encoding DUF6252 family protein: protein MKKYFYFLSFLLIITSCTEEVRFNNPAFQTLKDNTFWRSQSYWSGTQSSGVFTIEGILGYEKISFQFPQQPSQKTYVLGVDDFTKATYKNSYTGQEAEFTTGAGRGSGQIIVTEYNTTEKTISGTFKFTAVNIDDTNEKKEIRFTEGVFYKIPVVLTSNF, encoded by the coding sequence ATGAAAAAATACTTTTACTTTTTATCATTTTTACTTATCATAACATCTTGTACAGAGGAAGTAAGGTTTAATAATCCAGCTTTTCAAACCTTAAAAGATAACACTTTTTGGAGATCACAAAGTTATTGGTCAGGAACGCAATCTAGTGGCGTTTTTACTATTGAAGGAATACTAGGTTATGAAAAAATAAGTTTTCAGTTTCCCCAGCAGCCGTCACAAAAGACATATGTTTTAGGGGTAGATGATTTTACAAAGGCGACCTACAAAAACTCTTATACCGGCCAAGAAGCGGAGTTTACGACAGGAGCAGGAAGAGGCAGCGGACAAATTATAGTGACCGAATACAATACGACTGAAAAAACTATTTCAGGTACATTTAAATTTACGGCAGTAAATATTGATGACACAAATGAGAAAAAAGAAATACGTTTTACCGAAGGTGTGTTTTACAAAATTCCAGTTGTGTTAACTTCTAATTTCTGA
- a CDS encoding RNA recognition motif domain-containing protein, with product MNIFVGSLPFSIEEADLRESFEAYGTVDSVKIITDKFTGRSKGFGFVEMPNDSEAQKAIDELNGAVVAGRTIVVNKSEPKPEGERRSFNNNRGGNDRGGYGNNRGGNDRGNRGGY from the coding sequence ATGAATATTTTCGTTGGAAGCCTTCCATTCAGTATTGAGGAAGCAGATTTAAGAGAGTCTTTTGAGGCTTATGGAACAGTTGACTCTGTTAAAATTATTACTGATAAATTTACTGGAAGAAGTAAAGGCTTTGGTTTTGTTGAAATGCCAAATGATAGCGAAGCTCAGAAAGCTATCGACGAATTGAATGGTGCTGTTGTTGCAGGACGTACAATCGTTGTAAATAAATCTGAGCCAAAACCAGAAGGCGAAAGAAGAAGTTTTAATAACAATCGTGGTGGAAATGATCGCGGTGGTTACGGAAACAACCGTGGAGGAAATGACCGCGGAAACAGAGGAGGATATTAA
- the leuB gene encoding 3-isopropylmalate dehydrogenase, giving the protein MKLNIALLAGDGIGPEVIDQAVKVSDAIAQKFGHEITWKPALTGAAAIDAVGEPYPDATHEVCKNADAVLFGAIGHPKYDNDPSAPVRPEQGLLKMRKALGLFANVRPTFTFPSLLDKSPLKRERIEGTDLVFLRELTGGIYFGEKGRKDNGDTAYDNCVYTRAEVQRLAKKGFELAMTRSKKLCCVDKANVLETSRLWRETVQAMEKDYPEVEVSYEFVDAVAMRLVQWPNSYDVLITENLFGDILTDEASVISGSMGLMPSASMGAEVSLFEPIHGSYPQATGLNIANPMATVLSAAMMFENFGLMEEGKAMRDAVNKALEAGVVTEDLANGGKAYGTKEVGDWLAANV; this is encoded by the coding sequence ATGAAATTAAACATAGCCCTTTTAGCCGGAGACGGAATCGGACCAGAAGTAATCGATCAAGCAGTAAAAGTATCTGATGCAATTGCGCAAAAATTTGGACATGAAATTACTTGGAAACCAGCTTTAACTGGTGCTGCCGCAATTGATGCAGTAGGAGAACCTTATCCAGATGCAACACACGAAGTTTGTAAAAATGCTGATGCCGTTCTTTTTGGAGCAATTGGCCACCCTAAATATGATAACGACCCTTCTGCACCAGTTCGTCCAGAACAAGGTTTACTAAAAATGCGTAAAGCTTTAGGTTTGTTTGCAAACGTAAGACCAACTTTTACATTCCCATCTTTATTAGATAAATCGCCACTAAAAAGAGAAAGAATTGAAGGAACTGATTTAGTTTTCTTAAGAGAATTAACTGGCGGAATTTACTTTGGTGAAAAAGGAAGAAAAGATAACGGAGATACAGCTTACGACAACTGCGTTTACACAAGAGCCGAAGTACAGCGTTTAGCTAAAAAAGGTTTCGAATTAGCAATGACACGTTCTAAAAAATTATGCTGCGTTGATAAAGCAAACGTTTTGGAAACTTCTCGTTTATGGAGAGAAACGGTTCAGGCAATGGAAAAAGACTACCCAGAGGTTGAAGTGAGCTACGAATTTGTTGATGCGGTAGCAATGCGTTTAGTTCAATGGCCAAACTCTTATGATGTATTAATCACTGAAAACTTATTTGGTGATATCTTAACAGACGAAGCTTCTGTAATTTCAGGTTCAATGGGATTAATGCCTTCTGCCTCTATGGGAGCTGAAGTATCTTTATTCGAACCTATTCACGGTTCATACCCACAAGCTACAGGATTAAACATTGCCAACCCAATGGCTACTGTATTATCTGCTGCTATGATGTTCGAAAACTTCGGATTGATGGAAGAAGGAAAAGCAATGAGAGATGCTGTGAACAAAGCTTTAGAAGCTGGAGTAGTTACTGAAGATTTAGCAAATGGAGGTAAAGCCTACGGTACTAAAGAAGTAGGTGACTGGTTAGCAGCGAATGTATAA
- a CDS encoding alpha-isopropylmalate synthase regulatory domain-containing protein: protein MEKRKIEIMDTTLRDGEQTSGVSFSAAEKLTIAQLLLEELNIDRIEIASARVSEGEFQAVKGITSWAEERGYINRIEVLTFVDGGVSIDWMKKAGAKVQNLLTKGSMNHLTHQLKKTPEQHFSEIAQIISLAKENNIETNVYLEDWSNGMRNSQDYVFQFLDFLATQPIKRVLLPDTLGVLIPSLTFEFISKIRAKYPTIHFDFHAHNDYDLSVANVMEAIKAGINGLHVTVNGMGERAGNAPLESTVAVINDYLPEVKINIKETSLYSVSKLVETFTGYRIPANKPIVGDNVFTQTAGIHADGDNKNNLYFNDLLPERFGRKRKYALGKTSGKANIEKNLQELGLKLNSEDLKLVTQRIIELGDKKETVTKEDLPYIISDVLDSHTYEEKITINSYMLVHSKGMRPSTTLSLNLNGEIIEENAQGDGQFDAFMNALSKIYKSKKLTLPKLIDYAVRIPPGSSSDALCETIITWVNNGKEFKTRGLDSDQTVAAIIATQKMLNIIT from the coding sequence ATGGAAAAAAGAAAAATTGAAATAATGGATACGACACTCCGTGATGGTGAACAAACCTCAGGAGTTTCATTTTCTGCCGCAGAAAAATTAACCATTGCGCAATTGTTGCTGGAGGAATTAAATATTGATAGAATCGAAATTGCTTCGGCTCGCGTGAGCGAAGGAGAATTTCAAGCCGTAAAAGGCATTACTTCATGGGCTGAAGAACGCGGCTATATAAACAGAATTGAAGTTCTTACGTTTGTTGACGGAGGCGTTTCAATTGACTGGATGAAAAAAGCCGGCGCCAAAGTACAAAATTTATTGACCAAAGGCTCAATGAATCACTTAACGCATCAATTGAAAAAAACACCTGAACAACACTTTTCTGAAATCGCTCAAATCATTTCTTTAGCTAAAGAAAACAATATTGAAACTAATGTTTACTTGGAAGACTGGAGCAACGGAATGCGAAATTCCCAAGATTACGTTTTTCAATTTCTAGATTTCTTAGCAACACAGCCAATTAAAAGAGTTTTACTTCCTGATACTTTAGGGGTTTTAATTCCGTCTCTAACTTTTGAATTTATTTCAAAAATCAGAGCCAAATATCCAACCATTCATTTTGATTTCCATGCTCATAACGATTACGACTTAAGTGTCGCTAATGTTATGGAAGCCATAAAAGCCGGAATCAACGGACTTCACGTAACCGTAAACGGAATGGGAGAACGTGCTGGAAATGCGCCACTTGAAAGCACAGTTGCCGTAATTAATGATTATCTGCCAGAAGTAAAAATCAATATAAAAGAAACATCTTTGTACTCTGTAAGTAAACTGGTAGAAACCTTTACTGGTTACAGAATTCCTGCCAACAAACCAATTGTTGGAGATAATGTTTTTACACAAACAGCTGGAATCCATGCTGATGGAGATAATAAAAACAATCTTTATTTTAATGATTTACTTCCAGAACGTTTTGGAAGAAAAAGAAAATACGCTTTAGGAAAAACCTCTGGAAAAGCCAATATCGAAAAAAATCTTCAGGAATTAGGTTTAAAATTAAACAGCGAAGATTTGAAATTGGTTACGCAAAGAATTATTGAACTGGGTGACAAAAAAGAAACAGTTACAAAGGAAGATCTACCATACATTATTTCGGATGTTTTGGACAGTCATACTTACGAAGAAAAAATCACGATAAACTCTTATATGCTGGTTCATTCTAAAGGAATGCGTCCCTCTACGACTTTATCTTTAAATTTAAACGGAGAAATAATCGAAGAAAACGCACAAGGAGACGGTCAGTTTGATGCTTTTATGAATGCTTTATCCAAGATTTACAAAAGCAAAAAATTGACGCTTCCAAAACTGATTGACTATGCAGTAAGAATCCCTCCCGGAAGTAGCTCTGATGCATTGTGCGAAACCATTATCACATGGGTAAACAACGGAAAAGAATTCAAAACCCGCGGATTAGACTCTGACCAAACCGTTGCAGCGATTATTGCGACACAAAAAATGCTTAACATTATAACTTAA
- the leuD gene encoding 3-isopropylmalate dehydratase small subunit, whose protein sequence is MAYDKFNILTSSGVPLPIENVDTDQIIPARFLKATKREGFGDNLFRDWRYNGDDTPKADFVLNNPTYSGKILVGGKNFGSGSSREHAAWAVYDYGFRAVVSSFFADIFKGNCLNIGVLPVQISPEFLANIFKAIEADPNTELEINLPNQTITLLSTGEQESFAINGYKKNNLINGFDDIDYLQDMKEDIKAFADKLPY, encoded by the coding sequence ATGGCATACGATAAATTTAACATACTTACAAGCAGCGGCGTACCGTTGCCAATTGAGAACGTAGATACAGATCAAATCATTCCGGCTCGTTTCTTAAAAGCTACAAAACGTGAAGGTTTTGGAGACAACCTTTTTAGAGACTGGAGATACAACGGAGACGATACTCCAAAAGCTGATTTCGTTTTAAACAATCCTACTTACAGTGGAAAAATCTTGGTTGGAGGAAAAAACTTCGGTTCTGGATCTTCTAGAGAACATGCTGCATGGGCAGTTTACGATTACGGATTCCGTGCCGTAGTTTCTAGTTTCTTTGCTGATATCTTCAAAGGAAACTGTTTGAATATTGGTGTTTTACCAGTACAAATCAGTCCAGAATTTTTAGCTAATATTTTCAAAGCTATCGAAGCTGATCCTAATACAGAATTAGAAATCAATCTTCCAAACCAAACGATTACTTTGCTGTCAACTGGTGAGCAAGAATCTTTTGCTATCAACGGTTACAAAAAGAACAACCTAATTAATGGTTTTGACGATATTGATTATTTACAAGATATGAAAGAAGATATTAAGGCTTTCGCCGATAAACTTCCTTACTAA
- the leuC gene encoding 3-isopropylmalate dehydratase large subunit, whose translation MSKTLFDKVWDSHVVRKIEDGPDVFFIDRHFIHEVTSPVAFLGLKSRGVNVLYPQRTFATADHNTPTINQHLPVEDPLSANQLQALEDNAKEYGISHWGLGHQKNGIVHVVGPENGITLPGATIVCGDSHTSTHGAFGAIAFGIGTSEVEMVLSTQCIMQPKPKKMRINVNGQLSKGVGPKDVALYIIAQLTTSGGTGYFVEYAGDVFENMTMEGRMTVCNLSIEMGARGGMIAPDQTTFDFLEGRLYAPKGEAWTKAVEYWKTLKTDADAVFDAELNIKAEDIEPMITYGTNPGMGIGITKHIPNAKEVEGGEETYKKSLAYMGFNEDDVMIGKQIDYVFLGSCTNGRIEDFRAFAEIVKGRKKADNVTAWLVPGSHVVEAQIKEEGILDILTEAGFVLRQPGCSACLAMNDDKVPAGKYAVSTSNRNFEGRQGPGSRTLLASPIMAAAAAVTGKLTDPRELF comes from the coding sequence ATGAGTAAGACATTATTTGACAAAGTATGGGATTCACATGTAGTGCGTAAAATTGAAGATGGGCCAGATGTGTTTTTTATTGACCGCCATTTCATTCATGAAGTTACGAGCCCTGTTGCTTTTTTAGGATTAAAATCAAGAGGCGTTAACGTTTTATACCCACAGCGTACTTTTGCAACTGCCGACCATAATACACCAACCATAAACCAACACTTACCAGTTGAAGACCCGCTTTCTGCTAATCAGCTTCAGGCTCTTGAAGATAATGCTAAAGAATACGGAATTTCGCACTGGGGATTAGGTCACCAAAAAAATGGAATTGTACACGTAGTTGGTCCCGAAAACGGAATTACTTTGCCAGGTGCTACTATTGTATGTGGAGATTCGCATACGTCTACTCACGGTGCTTTTGGAGCAATTGCTTTTGGTATCGGAACATCTGAAGTTGAAATGGTGCTTTCAACTCAATGTATTATGCAGCCTAAACCAAAGAAAATGCGTATTAACGTAAACGGTCAATTGAGTAAAGGTGTTGGCCCAAAAGACGTGGCGCTTTATATTATTGCTCAATTAACTACTTCTGGAGGTACAGGATATTTTGTTGAATATGCTGGTGATGTTTTTGAAAACATGACTATGGAAGGTCGTATGACAGTTTGTAATTTAAGTATCGAAATGGGAGCTCGCGGAGGAATGATTGCTCCTGACCAAACTACTTTCGATTTCTTAGAAGGAAGACTTTACGCTCCAAAAGGAGAAGCTTGGACAAAAGCTGTTGAGTACTGGAAAACTTTAAAAACGGATGCTGACGCTGTATTTGATGCTGAATTAAACATTAAAGCGGAAGATATCGAACCAATGATTACTTATGGTACTAATCCAGGAATGGGAATTGGTATCACAAAACATATTCCGAATGCAAAAGAAGTTGAAGGAGGTGAGGAAACTTACAAAAAGTCTTTAGCTTATATGGGCTTCAACGAAGACGACGTAATGATTGGAAAACAAATCGACTACGTTTTCTTAGGAAGTTGTACAAACGGACGTATTGAAGATTTTAGAGCTTTTGCTGAAATTGTAAAAGGAAGAAAAAAAGCAGATAATGTTACGGCTTGGTTAGTTCCGGGTTCTCACGTTGTTGAAGCACAGATTAAAGAAGAAGGAATTTTAGATATTTTGACTGAAGCTGGTTTCGTATTACGTCAGCCGGGTTGTTCTGCTTGTTTAGCAATGAACGACGATAAAGTTCCTGCTGGAAAATATGCAGTAAGTACTTCAAACAGAAACTTTGAAGGTCGTCAAGGACCTGGTTCAAGAACGCTTCTTGCAAGTCCAATTATGGCTGCTGCTGCTGCTGTTACAGGAAAACTAACAGATCCGCGCGAGTTATTTTAG